From the genome of Chloroflexi bacterium ADurb.Bin180:
ATCCATTGGCTCGACCAATACGCCGGGCTGGGTAGAGAAGGGCCGCCGCATGCCCGGGCGTATGGGCAACGCCAAGTCTACAGTGATGAATCTGCGTGTCGTGCTGGTTGATGCCGAGCGCAACCTGCTGGCGGTCGAAGGCGGGGTTCCTGGTGCACCGGATGGACTGCTGTATATCCGGCGCGCTCTCAAGACGCCCAAGGTACCCAAGGCGCCGCCGCCAACGAAGAAGTAGCTTGCCCTGGACCTCCACATTGGCGGGCACCGCTGGGTTGCGAAGGCGGCCAGGTCACGCCGATGGGGATGACCGATTCGTGAGGAGAGACTTATGCAGGTAAGTGTGCGAAACATGGCCGGTGAGACGGTCAGCGAATTTGATCTTCCGGAAGCGATTTTCGGGCTTGAGCCGAACGTGGCGGTAATGCATCAGGCCGTCCTGCGCCAGCTGGCCAATGCTCGCCTAGGAACGGTGGATACCAAGACGCGTGCCGAAGTCCGCGGCGGGGGCCACAAGCCTTGGCGTCAGAAGCATACTGGTCGCGCTCGCCAGGGCAGCCGGAGGGCCCCTCACTGGAAGGGCGGTGGCGTGGTGTTTGGACCCCATCAGCGCTCTTATGAGATGAGGATGCCGCGCAAGATGCGTCGACTCGCGTTGCGCAGTGCTCTCTCGGCCAAGGCGGCTGAGCAACAGATCGTGCTCCTGGATGAATTGGCCCTGGAGTCGCCCAAGACGCGCGACTTTGAACAAGTTCTGGGCAATCTGAATGTCCAGGCGAGCGCTCTGGTTGTCCTTCCCGAGCGCAACGACAATGTTGAGCGGTCTGCGCGGAACCTGTCAGATGTGAAGACTCTTCAGGTTACGTGTCTGAACGTATTCGATATTCTCAAGTTCGACACGCTGATCTTGCCGGTCAAGGCACTGCAGGTCATCGAGCAGATTCTGGGCTAGCGCTAGCGCAGGCCTCCTAGCGCGTCAGCAGAGGAGATTGAGTCTAGTCATGGAAGCATATCAGATCTTGAGACGTCCGATTGTGACCGAAAAGACGAACCTGCAGGTGGACAAGCTGAACTGTTACACCTTTGAAGTTGACGTTGCCGCAAACAAGGTCGAGATCAAGAACGCGGTCGAGGCAGCTTTTAAGGTGAATGTCGTGGCGGTGAACGTGCGACACATGCGCGGTAAGCAACGCCGAATGGGCCGCATCGTCGGTCGCACCAAGGACTGGAAGAAGGCTACAGTTACTCTTGCTGAAGGCCAAACCATCCAGTTCTTCGAAGGGGTATAGTCATGGCTATCAAGACACACAAGCCGACATCGGCAGGCCGACGCGGGCTGGCCAGTCTCACCTTCGATGACATAACGTCGGTCAAGGCGGAACGTTCGCTCTGCGTGTCACTGAAGAAGCACGCCGGCCGCAATGTGCGCGGTGTGGTGACGGTCAGGCACCTTGGCGGTGGCATGAGGAAGCAGTACCGGGTCATCGACTACCGGCGCGAAAAGACAGGCGTTCCGGCGCGTGTCGACTCGATTCAGTACGACCCGAACCGCTCCGCTCGCATCGCCCTTCTGGTCTATGCCGACGGGGAAAAGCGCTACATTGTGGCCCCCCTTGAGGTAGCGGTCGGAGATGTTCTGGTCTCGGGACCAGAAGCCGATATCAAGCCCGGCAACGCTATGACAATCGAGCGCATTCCGCTGGGGACCATGATTCACAACATTGAGCTGCAACCCGGCAAGGGTGGGCAGCTGGTCCGCTCTGCGGGTACTTCGGCTCAACTGCTGGCGAAGGAAGGACCTTACGCTCAGGTGCGTATGCCTTCCGGAGAAGTCCGGAGGATATCGGTGCGTTGCCAGGCTACGATCGGTCAGGTAGGCAACCTCGATCACGGCAATGTCAAACTGGGCAAGGCCGGCCGAGCTCGCTGGATGGGAAGGCGGCCAATGGTGCGCGGTTCAGCGATGACCCCGCGAGACCATCCGCATGGCGGTGGCGAAGGCAAGTGCCCGATTGGTTTCCCGGGGCCCAAGACGCCCTGGGGCAAGCCGACGCTGGGGTACAAGACGCGGCGGCGTCACGAGACTGACAGCATGATCGTGCGTCGACGGCAGAAGAAGAATCGCTAGGAGCTAGGACATGTCTAGATCACTGAAAAAGGGACCTTTCGTAGAGCAAAAGCTGCTCGACAAGATAGAGGCGATGAACCGCTCCGGCGAAAAGCGTGTGGTCAAGACCTGGTCGCGGTCATCCACCATCTTCCCGCAGATGGTTGGCCACACCATTGCGGTGCACGACGGCAGGCGCCACGTGCCCATCTACGTCACTGAGAATATGGTTGGCCACAAGCTGGGCGAGTTTGCTCCGACGCGGTACTTCCGCAGTCATGGTTCGAAGATTGCGGCTGCTGAGGCGGCTGCTGCGGCATCGGCCGCGGCTGCTCCTGCGGCCACGACCTCGACGGCAGCGCCTGCTGCTCCGCAGCAGTAAGGGGACGCTGCCACCGCGTGCACGGGCCTGGCCAGTCATTGGCCCGTGTCCAGCTCTCGAGATAGGATTGAGGTGATAGGTTATGGCGCTAGAAGTTAAGGCAGTGGCCAAGTACATCAGGATGTCGCCAATGAAGGTGCAGCTCGTTGTGGATATGGTCCGCGGCAAGGGCGTCAACGAGGCACTGGCGATTCTCAAGTACTCCACCAGGGCAGGTGCTGAGCCTGTTCTGAAGGCGATCAACTCGGCGGCAGCAAATGCAGAAGAGAACTATGGTCTCTCGCGAAACGAGCTGGTGGTGAGTTCGATCTGCGCAGATGAGGGCCCGACCTACAAGCGCATGCGCTTTGGTGGTCGCGGGCACATGAAACCGATTCTCAAGCGGTCTACGCACATCACGGTTGTTCTGGCCGGGCCAGAAGCCGCGCAGTAGACCAGGCAATCATAGGCGACTGGTTTTAAGGAGGCGCTGGTGGGTCGAAAAGTACACCCGTTGGGCTTTAGGCTCGGCTACAACAAGGAATGGGGCGCACGCTGGTACGCTGAAGGCAAGCGCTATCGGGATCTGCTTCACGAGGATATCGCGATTCGGCGCATGATCCGCGAGACGCTTGGCCAGGCCGCGATTTCCGAACTCGAAGTGGAGCGGTATCCGAAGCAGATTCGGGTAACCATTCACTCGGCGAAACCGGGCGTGGTAATTGGCAAAAAGGGCGCCAGTGTGAACGCCCTTCGTGAGAACCTCGAGACCCTCACTGGCAAGAAGGCGTGGGTCGAGGTCCAGGAAGTGGAAAAGCCCGAGCTCAACGCCGTGCTGATCGCCGAGAGCATCGCCGAGCAACTGGAGAAGCGCGTCTCACACAAGAGAGCCATGAAGCAGGCCGCAACCAGAGCCATGCGGTCCGGTGCCAAAGGCATCAAGATTCGCTGCGCCGGGCGTCTGGCTGGTGCCGAAATGGCGCGCCGGGAGTGGGTCAAGGACGGACGCATTCCGCTGCAGACTCTGCGTGCGGACATCGATTATGCGTGCCGGGAAGCCCTGACCATCATGGGGCGCATTGGGATCAAGGTGTGGGTCTATCACGGCGAGTTGCTGCCGGAGAGCATCGAAGTGCGTGAAGCGCCGGCTCCGGTCGCGGAAGAAGCCTAGCGCTGAGTTTCAACTCAGCATTCTTGTTCAGGAGATAGTTCTATGTTGCAGCCGAAGAGGATCAAGTATCGCAAAGTTCATCGCGGACGCATGAAGGGTCGAGACACCAGGGGTGCCGAGGTATCGTTTGGCGAGTTCGGCCTGCAGACCCTGGAGCCCTACTGGTTGACGGCGCGACAGCTCGAAGCGGCGCGGCGAGCCATCGTGCACTTTATCAAGCGCGGCGGCAAGCTGTGGGTTCGCGTGTTTCCCGACAAGCCGATCTCAGCCAAGCCGGCCGAAACCCGCATGGGTGGCGGCAAGTGGGCTCTGTCTCACTGGGTGGCGGTCATCAAGCCGGGCCGCGTGCTGTTTGAGCTGGCGGGCGTGCAGGAAGAAACCGCGCGCGAAGCGTTTCGCCGAGCAGGAAACAAGCTGCCTGTTCGCACGCAGTTCGTGAGCCGCGAGGACTTTGCTGCGGGAGGTGAGTCGGCATGATCGCAGCCAAAGACGTTCGTTCGCTCACTGATGTCGAGCTGAATCAAAAGCTACACGAGGCATACCAGGAGTTGTTCAACCTGCGCTTCCGCCAGGCGACCAAACAGGTAGAGAATACCGGTCGCATCAGGGTGGTGCGCCGCGACATTGCGCGGATGCAGACCGTAGTCCGCGAGCGCCAGCTTCGTGCGCCGAAGGAGGCATAACATGCAGGCAGAGCGCAGGACTATGGTAGGCACCGTCATCAGCGACAAGATGGACAAGACAGTGGTCGTGGCAGTCGAGACGCTCAAACGGCACCGGATGTATGGCAAGACCATCCGTACGGTCAAGAACTACAAGGTGCACAACGAAGACAACAACAGCCACAGCGGCGATGTGGTCCGTATCGCCGAGTGCCGGCCCATCAGCAAAGACAAGCGGTGGGTGGTGGTGGAGATACTGGAGCGTGCGCAATGATCCAGACATTCACCCGTCTGCGGGTTGCCGACAACACAGGCGCCCGGGAGATCATGTGTATCAAAGTGCTGGGCGGTACGCGACGGCGCTACGCCTATGTGGGCGATATCATTGTTGCGGCGGTCAAGTCATCGACGCCTGACAGCGTCGTCAAAAAGGGCGAAGTTGTCCAGGCAGTGGTCGTCCGGACGGCCAAGGAGTACGGCCGGCGAGACGGGTCCTACATCAGCTTTGACGAGAATGCCGCCGTAATACTGGACAAGGAACACAACCCGCGGGGCACCCGGATTTTTGGGCCTGTGGCCCGCGAGCTGCGCGAAAAGGGCTTTATGAAGATCGTGTCCTTGTCTCCGGAGGTTTTGTAGGATGAAGGTACGAAAAGGCGATACGGTTGAAGTGATCGCCGGGGATGACAAGGGCGAGCGCGGAACAGTGCACCGTGTGATTCCCGGCCGCAAGGCCATTCGCGGGCATACACCCAAGGGCGTTCGAGTGGCTGCCCTGGATCCAGAGCGAGACCGCCTGGTGGTTTCGGGCGTGAACTTGGTCAAGAAGCACCAGCGGCGGACTGGTGATGTGAAGACGCAGGC
Proteins encoded in this window:
- the rplV gene encoding 50S ribosomal protein L22; protein product: MALEVKAVAKYIRMSPMKVQLVVDMVRGKGVNEALAILKYSTRAGAEPVLKAINSAAANAEENYGLSRNELVVSSICADEGPTYKRMRFGGRGHMKPILKRSTHITVVLAGPEAAQ
- the rplN gene encoding 50S ribosomal protein L14 gives rise to the protein MIQTFTRLRVADNTGAREIMCIKVLGGTRRRYAYVGDIIVAAVKSSTPDSVVKKGEVVQAVVVRTAKEYGRRDGSYISFDENAAVILDKEHNPRGTRIFGPVARELREKGFMKIVSLSPEVL
- the rplB gene encoding 50S ribosomal protein L2, which codes for MAIKTHKPTSAGRRGLASLTFDDITSVKAERSLCVSLKKHAGRNVRGVVTVRHLGGGMRKQYRVIDYRREKTGVPARVDSIQYDPNRSARIALLVYADGEKRYIVAPLEVAVGDVLVSGPEADIKPGNAMTIERIPLGTMIHNIELQPGKGGQLVRSAGTSAQLLAKEGPYAQVRMPSGEVRRISVRCQATIGQVGNLDHGNVKLGKAGRARWMGRRPMVRGSAMTPRDHPHGGGEGKCPIGFPGPKTPWGKPTLGYKTRRRHETDSMIVRRRQKKNR
- the rplW gene encoding 50S ribosomal protein L23 encodes the protein MEAYQILRRPIVTEKTNLQVDKLNCYTFEVDVAANKVEIKNAVEAAFKVNVVAVNVRHMRGKQRRMGRIVGRTKDWKKATVTLAEGQTIQFFEGV
- the rpmC gene encoding 50S ribosomal protein L29 is translated as MIAAKDVRSLTDVELNQKLHEAYQELFNLRFRQATKQVENTGRIRVVRRDIARMQTVVRERQLRAPKEA
- the rplD gene encoding 50S ribosomal protein L4; the encoded protein is MQVSVRNMAGETVSEFDLPEAIFGLEPNVAVMHQAVLRQLANARLGTVDTKTRAEVRGGGHKPWRQKHTGRARQGSRRAPHWKGGGVVFGPHQRSYEMRMPRKMRRLALRSALSAKAAEQQIVLLDELALESPKTRDFEQVLGNLNVQASALVVLPERNDNVERSARNLSDVKTLQVTCLNVFDILKFDTLILPVKALQVIEQILG
- the rplP gene encoding 50S ribosomal protein L16, with amino-acid sequence MLQPKRIKYRKVHRGRMKGRDTRGAEVSFGEFGLQTLEPYWLTARQLEAARRAIVHFIKRGGKLWVRVFPDKPISAKPAETRMGGGKWALSHWVAVIKPGRVLFELAGVQEETAREAFRRAGNKLPVRTQFVSREDFAAGGESA
- the rpsQ gene encoding 30S ribosomal protein S17: MQAERRTMVGTVISDKMDKTVVVAVETLKRHRMYGKTIRTVKNYKVHNEDNNSHSGDVVRIAECRPISKDKRWVVVEILERAQ
- the rpsC gene encoding 30S ribosomal protein S3 → MGRKVHPLGFRLGYNKEWGARWYAEGKRYRDLLHEDIAIRRMIRETLGQAAISELEVERYPKQIRVTIHSAKPGVVIGKKGASVNALRENLETLTGKKAWVEVQEVEKPELNAVLIAESIAEQLEKRVSHKRAMKQAATRAMRSGAKGIKIRCAGRLAGAEMARREWVKDGRIPLQTLRADIDYACREALTIMGRIGIKVWVYHGELLPESIEVREAPAPVAEEA
- the rplX gene encoding 50S ribosomal protein L24, which gives rise to MKVRKGDTVEVIAGDDKGERGTVHRVIPGRKAIRGHTPKGVRVAALDPERDRLVVSGVNLVKKHQRRTGDVKTQAGIIEREAPLRVSNVAFVCPHCQKATRLGYQVLENGDKVRVCKRCRQTVD
- the rpsS gene encoding 30S ribosomal protein S19; protein product: MSRSLKKGPFVEQKLLDKIEAMNRSGEKRVVKTWSRSSTIFPQMVGHTIAVHDGRRHVPIYVTENMVGHKLGEFAPTRYFRSHGSKIAAAEAAAAASAAAAPAATTSTAAPAAPQQ